In Lolium rigidum isolate FL_2022 chromosome 3, APGP_CSIRO_Lrig_0.1, whole genome shotgun sequence, the genomic window TGATTTGCCAGTGTCCTCCTTCCTagaaacccaagtccatcatcatgAGCATTGACAAGGTTAACCCTTTGTCAATATCCTTTACTACTTTCTTGCTTGTCATATagggaaattcacatagttgcatatctagagaattaccTTCATGTCAAACCTAAATTGGAAAGATCTAAAAAAAGGTTTCAAAAAAAGAAAGATCTAAAAAATTAGTAGCGCATATTCACCCCTCTAGTCTTTCATACATGTCCTTTCATCACCAATATCTTCTCTTAGTGAGGGTAATTTATTGGATCTATATCTTGGAGTCTTATGTGGATTTCCTCCTTTGTTATTCTCCTCACATTACCCAATAGCTTTAGTTGTTGTGGTGGGATTTGATAGGGAAGAATTTCAACACTTTGAGtactcttgccattgcatttggtgcatcaggTTGAGTTCTCCatagattcgtggaagtgaaagtgagAATCTTATTACTCTCAGGTTCTTGTACCCGAAGCTTGTTCctattgggttcttggaaccctatatGCCATTTTGGCTCGGTTGTGCCGCACAACTTACTCATTGTGGTGTAAAGCTTCGGTGGATTACTTGGGGCCTCTAATTCAGCTGTGGAGATTTCCCCAAGCTTGACGCCTTTTCTtgagagcctccaattaagttgtggagattgacCCAATTTGTATCGGTTCGGTGACTTCCCTCAGGGGTTCCCATAGTGGATTGAGaacttcccttttggtgggaaggctTGAGAAGAATACGTCGAGCTACTGTGGCATCTGgggccttgtgcctccacaccgctccaatcgAGAGTATCATCCGCACGGGTGTGAACTTtaggatacatcatcgtctcggtgtgccttgattatttctgtacctaagctatttacttatgcacttcacTTTGTGACAACCTTCatacttgaagttatatatcttgctagcaCATAATCGCTTATCTTGTTTAGCATAACTTTTTTTGGTGCACATAGTTGAGTCTAGTTTATCTTGTCGAAAGCCTAGTTCTCTAATTGAAAAATTAAATATaaattttattccgcatttgttcaaGCCCATATCGTAGAAGTTCAAATtctcctattcaccccctctaggcgacatctgtctCCTTTCACATGCCATCTCACCAATCACTatgaaaacccccacctccttgagGAGAGGCAAGTTTACTTCCCATTCTACAACCCCAGCTTCATTTCTCACACTAGAGATAGGAATGGATCCTCTCCCCCGGCAGACAACCACTTCAGAAATCGCCCACTGCAGCGGGGCACCACCCCCGCTGGGTCAGACCACCACCAACCGACAACCGCCTCGCCATTCTATCAGCCAGGAACCTCGCCAGTGTTTGCCTGTTGGACACCACCTCGCCATACCACCGATAGGGAACCTTGTTGGAGTTTGCCCGCTGGCCATCGCCTCGCCAAACTACCAACAAGAGACATCACCGTATTTCGCCCGCCGACCCTCACCTCGTCAGATTAGTGGCCGAGAACCTCTTCGAGTTTGTCGTGAATGACAATAGATGTTTAAGTCGTGTTGGTATCTAGGTATCTAGACCCGAAATGCGTGGTTGTGGTCCCTTTGTGGCGTGTGGTGCTGTATAGGCCCCTCGCTGGTGGTGCTTGGTGGTTGGCGGCAATGGAATCCATGCATCGCAACATGGACAACTCCATAGTCTAGATGCTTCCCTATTGGATTTACAAGCTTTTCCCTCGGGAGTGGATGAGAACTCGGCGAAAGCCTTTTCGCAACATTGGATCAGTGCTGATGTTGACGCCTTTCGGGCGTCGTATTCTTGCTTGGGAGGCGTTCTTGGAGAGCTTCTCTTCCTATCTCAACATTATCATCTTGGTCTCTTAATGTGAAAACCCAAATTGTTGTTCATATTGGGCAACATCTTTGCTTCCCTCTTAGGGTAATTGCCTTGGAGAGACCGTTTGTGGATGTTTCGTGGCACACCTCTCACGCAAGGTTGTTGGAAAGTCGGAATGCTACCAGGAGGGTTGGAAAGTGATGTGGTTGCGTCTCTACAGTATAGGGTGACGGCTCCCATGACTTGGGTGGTAATTACTAGCCGCTAGTGCGGTAGGATCATTGGCCTAGAGGGGGCGATTTGACTTTATGTTAGGGCATCTGCACCGGATGTCTAGTGCGACGCCCGTGGTTTGAGGGTGCTTGTCTTTGAGAGCATTTGAGCACGTATCATGTGGATGATGAGTTGGCTCACAATGTTGGCCATCAATGTGTCAGAGCGTCACATTTGGTGCATGGTCTCTTGAAGTGCGACCATCTTCATCTTTGCAAAAGGGTGATCCATAGCAGTTATGACTTCTTGTTTCCAGCAATGGTGGGAATCGGTTAGCTTGTCTTAGCGAATCATTGTTGGTTGTGTTTTTGTGGTTGGCTACTTCTTGTCGCATTTGCCGTGTCTTCGGCAAGTATGAGCGTGACATTGTGATGTTGGTGTTCGATTGGGTTTGTCCTCGTTTGTATTGCCTTTTTATTCCTAATTAACGAAAATGGCAAACCGTTTGACTTTGTttcagttttaattttttttcatctCCGATAATTTCTACAGCAGCATTAGGCTGATTTTGTAGTTCATGTGAATCCAAGGGAATTGCGGTCTCACCCTGCAAAATGGACTTGAGAGCCGCGAATCTCTGTGATTTCTCTCCATGGGAGTAAAAGAAAGAGATaagtccaatttacccccctAAACTTGTCTCAAAGCTTAGCTTACAACCCTGAACTTTACTTTGGTTCAAGtttcaaccctgaattctaaaAACGGTTCAGAATCACCTCTTGCATTGTCTTAAGCCGGGTTTTCTTGTCACGTAATGTATTGTATTAGTAAATAGTGCGTACATGTATTCTATGTCTATAACTCTTCATCTTCAAATGTATGCTTCATCTTCAACTCTTCACCCGCCGGAATAAAAATGTCTCCCCCGCGGCTCGGCTGCGGCTGCGTGGTGGTTGCCCCATGTCGGCGGAAGGCTAGGCACGACATGTCATGTGTAGAGAGCGAGACGCGGGTGTTATTGTCCGATGGAGGCACCCTCTATGGTCGCCATGGCCTCGTTCCAGGGAGGAAGATGATCATGATGAGGCATGAGGTGATCATGTGATATGGTGAGAGAGGAAGTACATATATGTACCGTGTATGTTGATAAGTTGGCACAATATATAGGGAGAAAAACCGGCTCAAAACTTGTCAAAAAGGGTAGAAGGTTCAATTCCGAACGGTTTATAGAATTCATGGTTGAAGATTAAACCAAAGTAAAGTGAAGGGTTGTAATCTGAACTTTGAGATGAGTTTAGAAGGTAAATTGAACTTCTctctaaaataaaagaaaagagatgCATTTTGCAAGATAGCCAAAGCTTGGCTGCCACAGCCGACGTTGACACACCCTCTTTTGTCAATGTCAGCATCTCCCCACCTAATCTCGCGGGAGACCGCACAAGCTAAAGCTTACCCCTCCCCCACCTCCACCTTTCCCCCAATCCAATTCCCACCTGAGCAGCAGCCCGATTCCCCTGAACAACCCGATGATTAGCTGACGACTCCTCGCGCTCTACCCACCCCGGCCACGGAGCCTACGAGCccccgccgcggcggcggaggccgccgCGCCGGCACCGGTGGCGggggatgcggcggcggcggcggcgtggacgaCGCCGCGCTCTGCGACGACCTGCTGCAGGAGGTGTTCGGCCTgctcccgcccgccgccgcgccggccgtgTCCCTCGTCTCCCGCCGCTGGCTCGCGCTCCTACGGGCGTCCACCTCCCGCCTGACGCTCCGCCTGCCGCCGGCCTCCAACACCGGAGCCTCGCCCTCCGCTGCCCTCGCCGACCTGCTCTCGCGGTACCCCTACCTATCCGCCCTGGCCGtggtctccgccgccgcccacgacgcCGACCTGGTCCTGCTCGCGGTCGCCGCCTCGCCCTCGGCCACCCGGCTCACCGCGCTGCGCTTCTCGCTCGGCTCGCCCGTCTCGCCCGCCACGCTCAGCGCCGTCTCCCTCACCTTCTCCGGCCTCACCTCGCTCCACCTCACCGCCCTCAGCCCGCTCTCCTTCCGCTGGCTCGCCTGCCTGCCATGCCTCAAGTCCTTCGCCCTCGTCAACTCCGCCTCTCCCGCCGTTGACTCAACcgtctccaccacctcctcctcctccgacgcctACGCCGAGGCCGAAGCCGTGGCGCCGTTGCCTCTCGAGAGGCTCTCTCTCTGCGGAATCCGCTCCGGCCACCGCGGTCTCGGGTGGCTGTGGCAGCGCTGCGGGAGCCTCCGGTGGCTGCAGTTGCGCGCCTGCGACAGCATCGGGGACGGGCCCGCGTCCACCGCCTTCCCGGAATGCCTCCACGGCCTGCTCGAGCTTGAGCTCCGCGCCTGCCGCTCCGTCGcggaccgcgtgctcctcctggcCGCAGACCGCTGCCATGCGCTAACTTCCCTCCTGGTGTACGACGGCGGCAGCAGGGAGGCCCTCCTCCACTTCATGCATCAGCGTGCCGCCGCTCTGCACACCCTCGACCTCCGCCTACCTCTCGACCTGCACAACGACCACCTCCTTGCGATTGGTGCAGATCACAACGGTCACCACAGCCAGGCCACTCTCGCAGTCCTTCGCCTCCAAAGCTGCGTCCTCATCACCGGGGACGGTCTCCGCTCTCTCGCGCACACGGCCATTGGGGCAGGTATCCAAGAGGTCGCCCTAGTGAGCTGCGACGTACTTGAACGGGAGCCTGGGCTGCTCACCTTCCTCAGCCAGAGCATGCGGCAGCTCCGCCGTCTTGATCTGTCTTAcaacgagacgctcaaggacaagGAGATTGGTGCCATGCTATCCTCTTGCCGGAATCTAATTGACATCAGGTTTAGAGGTTGCCGCTGCCTTACTGGGGAATCACTAGTCTCGTTGCTCAGGCACTGTGGGCGGTCAGTGGAGGTCCTGGACATCTCCCGCTGCCCTGGCATCAAAGGACCCAGTGTCGAATTCTTTGCCCTGCGAGCCACCCGTTTGAATCATTTGATCATCGAGGAGAGCTCGGCGTCGGAGGAATTGAAGGCAATTGCGCAGACCAAAGGCATCAAGCTTGGCCCATTGCCTTGTGAAGGATCATTCTGATGTAAGGTAGCCTTATTCAGAATGAAACTCATCGATGCTGGAACTTAAGGAATCGCTCACTGAATGTTGAATAAGGGGTTAGTGCTTACTTATCTGTGTATAAAACTATGATGGAAATGTGTGTATGTCTTGTTAACTGTAAACTTGTAATTATAAGGCCCCTCTTGCTGCCTGACTTGTAAATTGAGCAGCAAGAATTGTGCTATTGTATATGTGTAAAGAAATAAAGCTGAAACTATTGCATGGAATTCAAGTTTCCATttttttttatcaatggtgtataTGTTATGCAAGTCCATTTTTTTGGTGAGAAAATCCGGTCTGTGAGATGTGTGAAGTGGTGAAAACAGATCAAATGCTGAGCATGTTCTCAAACTACTACATTCAAGCTCGTATTATTCAGAATATTGATTCAAATGTGAACTTTGCTTAAGCACGAGTCTCAATACAGATGGGAACAACACTCGGTGTAGATTCATGTCAGTAGTTCTGCATTTAATTTAGTTTTATAATCCTATATGTAAAAGTTTTATAGGAAACTTACTTAAGTGCTGATGTGGACCAAGTAATGAGAGAGAGAACAGAAATAGCCCATGTATGCTGATGCTATCCACGCCAACATGGAATTGGACATTATGTTGATGTTTTAAGTTGTTGTAACTGAATAATTGGCGTTGGTAAAAAATTGCAAAGGAAGTTCCTACTTTTCTGATGTCAATACCTGTTCTAATTTCTGTCTGTCTTAGTTTCTAGGTGTAGATGTTGATTCATGACAGAGCCTTCTGCGGACTATTTATGCCTCAAGTTTTAGTGGTAAGTGAATTTTTGGTGTAGCAATCTGCAAAGGAAATGTATTTATTTTCTGATCTCAGTATGCATGGCATATGTGTCCATGTTTATTAGACTTAGAGGGAAGACAATTACAGAGTAGACCCACTGTACTGATTCAGGGGATTTGTATGTTACATGTTGCATATATTGATGAGTAAATGTTCTTGGAATGCAGCATCGTAAGTCATCTTTGCAAGCTAGCAGCCTGTTTTATTGTTGATTAGCTTATTTCTTAGAAGAAAACATCCTGAATCATCTGAACATCCCATCTGCCTGTTTCACTCAATGCGAGATCAGCATATCTTGGCTAACTGAGGTAAGTCAGATTTCTTGCTATGAGCTTAACCTCTTTTGCTCTACAAGATGGTAACCTTTTCAGTAAAAGAACCGCCGAAGAAGCATCCGTTCAGCAATGCTCAGGTAGCTTTACATTCGGTTCTGCATTAACGGGATGAAATGATTACAGCTTTATAATTAATGGTATATACAACTGGCATATTTTTTTACTTCTTACAGATTTTCACGTAAAACTTGGCATTATTAAAAAAAATGCTTACTGGTGTTTTCTGAAATTAGCTTAACGGAAACTAGTGAAAGGGAAACACTTTACGCATGTAACTAACATCCTGTTTAATGTGCCCAATGGGTGGTGATCGCTAGTTGGTTCCAGACACTTTCACAACTTCCATCCTGAGCGCCTGGCTGCTTCCTTTCTGGACTTAACTTTCATCCACCTACTGCTATATGTCCCTTTCCGAATTGTTTGCATGGGTTCATGCTTGCTGGTGGAGGCTCACAATCTACATACTTACCTTTGCAGTTTCAAGTGATCTTGACAGCCCTTTCATCTCATTGAGATGGAAATATGGGAAGCAACTTGCACCAACGGAAGCAGAGGGACCTGGATGTgccctcctaaggatccacaccTTCCCAATCACAAAAGTTGGAATGTTTCTCCAGCTCAAGGGCTCATGGAGGGTATGTACCTTGGGTACTATGTTCTTGACATCTTCAAGTTTCAGTCTTTTGAAGATGAGTGCTCCTGAAGATCATCAGGTGAGCCACAAGTGCCTTCCGCTTTGTTCCACAACAAGCAAAAGAAAGGACACATCGTTATTAGCATTTGGTACTGATAGCAGAGTCATGCTTAACAGTCTACTTGGATGTTTGCAGGCTAAAATTTCTGATGTGAGGTAGTTTATCATGTTATTGCCCACCTTCCATCGTCTTCCCCAGCAAGCCTACAACACATATTGTTCATGAACAAGTGCATGTTAGGTTGCCATGTTGAGAAAAAACAAGTGACCGGCTTCTTACTGCATGATAATCAGAATCTAGCCGTCCTTCTAGTCATTCGACCTCACATGACCGGATCATTAGCCGCCTCAAGGAAGTACCGATGCATTATTGAGTTCAGTTGGGATGTGGATGTGCAGGCATGGGAAACCTTGCGGTCATCTCTGGAGTCTGGACAAGGCAgtgacttttttttttgataaaggatgcttttattacttttggaagcaattacatccagcctctgcataaccaggatgcacacagccattttgttgtctcaagttcagaaagataaaaaataaaaactaggcgagatacatatcggaacgatgaatcatataacgcctaaggagtaggtggggcatctatccgtagactatgctgccacccatgttgggaaaaagtatccctcgccgtagcctccaaccgtgtacagacctccgtaaataggtctcggttctccactcgctgaagaggtaaccacgaacggagaatacatgtacatctgtagatgacctgcaacaaagagcaatttatatcattaaaaatcttgtcatttctacatagccgaaGCGCCCGGATaagctgctagcgcccccaccctaagaagcaacttaaaccttgaatcgacaccatgaagccaattgccaaagacattggcaacactagtcggaggatacggggtagacgctacttggatgactgaccatatagatctcgcgaccGGCacttggaagaataagtgtttgattgtttcgtccCGATGACGAGAAAACACATCGAGTACTCCCATGCCAattacgcttaacaagattgtctttggtgagaattacccctcgacgaagataccatccaaaaaattgaatttttaatggtatcttcatcttccaaatcttcttgttattatcaactggtaaatcagaaagaaggatcgcgTTGTAGAAAGATTTTACAGAGAAAGTACCATTgacatgaaggttccatctaaattcgtctggttcgtccgataattgaatatctccgagccgttgaattaaggtattccatgccacaagtctttgtccaagtaaagcccgtctgaacgtcacatttggaggtgaggtagccattacaatagcaatggtatcaccttgacaAGACAGTGACTGTGGCAGCAAAGTTCTATCGTAAGAAGAACATATGACATTGCCAGATGGGGAACAGTACTACCAATCAGGCTTAAGAGGTTGTCCCAAGAAGAGTAGTGGTACTGATGTGGGTACACCTAAATGGATCCTTCTTATACTTACTATTACTATATATCAAAGCTGAACCTCTTTGCTAAAAGGAGATTGATTTGGCTACTGTTCACTTCACGGTTTAACAAATCAGGATTAGCCACGTACAGGTTTTGTCCTGTATATACACTGGGTACTGTAAATTTGAACAGGTTGCTGAAACCTCAGCGATTCGGGTTACTGTTAAACGCCAAATACAGTACCAAATCAACAGCACTAGTTTTGGGATTCAAAGCGGTGGTTACCATCCCCTCACCGTCTTGACTGGATCCTCCAGAGATTTCCTGACCTCTCCCGTCTCCACGTCGTGTCTCTATGTGGAGTTCTCCGCCAATCTATTGACCCAAAATCCCACAGACACGGCGCCGCAGGACCTTCCAATTAAACAGATCCTCACCGGCAAGAGGCCATGGCACAGGAGGCGGGCCGGCTTCCCCCAGCCCTCAGCTTCGGCCGCGTCATCGTGCTGCTCCAGCCGAGAGGAATTGGCAGGCCTTGGAGGCATCGACGGCGGCGCGCTGGGAGGGTCGGCGGCCGGGTTGGCGCTGGATGAAAGCGAGAATTGCTGTCGGCGGCCGAAGAGGCGGCGGTGCTGCTGGTGGCGCCCCCTTATTCTCTCTCCCTGACAGCGCAGTGGAGGAGCTTCGAGCTCTTCCCTCCTCCAGAGACGGCTGCCGGCGTGGATGAGGATCTCGCCGCCATCCTCTTCTCCCCGACCTCTTGTATTGGCTATAGACAGTTCGTGTGGTCGCCGCGGAGCGGCCGGATTGGAGTGGGGGCGGTCAAGCTTGCCGGCCTCCTCTATCCCTGGCCGCCATCGCGATGCGCGTTCGATGTGTCGTCGGCCTCCATGGAGTGAGAGCGGTCGTCAACGACGAGGTCGACCCAGGAGCGGTGGGCGCGGAGTTTTCGGTGGATAACTCGCTGCGGCCAAGCTCCCTGCAGCCTTTGGTCGCCGCAGTTCCGTCGCGCTGCCCAAAGCTCCCTCCCGTCCCTGCTCGCTGCGAAGTTCCTCCGGACCGCGCGCAGCTCTGGGCCACCCATGCTGGACGCCGGGTCCCGCCACGCCCCTGTTCAGCTCAGGCGCACCTATTTGCGGCAGAGTCCTGCCGCGCTGCCCGCCCCTGTTCGATGCTAAGACGTCGTGCCTGCACTCTCCTGGTGATGCGCGTCCGAGGCGTGGTCGGTCTCCAGGTCGTGCACCGGGTACGCCTCCAGGTCCTCCATGGGGGAATTCTTCTGCTCCTGGAGGAGGGCGCTGTCGGAGGGCTGAGTCGACTGTTTCTTCTGCCCACTGAGCCTCAACGTATCTTGGCATGTAGGCCTCCAGGAATCCATGCTTTTCTGAACAATTTGGAAATGAGAATACCACTCCGTTTGTACATGAAGAACTTTTTTCACGTTTTCCAGAAATTTACATCTGATTGATACAGCTGTGTCCCGATCTGCTGAAGCAAAACTGACCAACATCATTTTGTGACTTCATTTATCAAACCGAATCATAATTTTGAGAGCTAGGTTGTCAGTTTGTTTTCTGAACCAAGCTAGCCCGACCAACTAAGAGGTATAGTATTCGATGCTAAAGTCATGACCTGACTCATGACTCCAGAAATCTTCATGCTTGCCAAACATTTTAATTAGCTCTCTAGAGTAGCTCATGCCTCAGCAGATCTACATTTTATATGTTGGATCTATGTGGTGCCAGTCAGTTAGTTAATCAGTTAAGTCGTCCATTCAGGCTAACTGTCCGCTCAATCTAAGGATGAACTTAGCTGACTAAATAGGGTGACTATTTGAGTGATTAGTCAGAATTTTGTCTAAAAATGCATTGCTCTGGTGAGAGTACGAGTAGTACTAATTATATTTAGTTTACTTTGGCCTACTTAATATGTCGTATCTGCTTACTTATGGCTGCTCATTTTCCTGTTATATTAATGTAATGCTACTTCTTTCATCTGAGGTTTCAACCAGCATGTTCTGACTTAGAAGTCTGTTCATATTTCTGATTCAGAACATCAAAGCATGGAGCACCATCTGCCAGGGCTGTAAAGTATACAGATGGTTGCTTATTTAATGGCCTTCTGGCTATACTAT contains:
- the LOC124696421 gene encoding F-box/LRR-repeat protein 4-like → MSPPRLGCGCVVVAPCRRKARHDMSCVESETRVLLSDGGTLYGRHGLVPGRKMIMMRHELTTPRALPTPATEPTSPRRGGGGRRAGTGGGGCGGGGGVDDAALCDDLLQEVFGLLPPAAAPAVSLVSRRWLALLRASTSRLTLRLPPASNTGASPSAALADLLSRYPYLSALAVVSAAAHDADLVLLAVAASPSATRLTALRFSLGSPVSPATLSAVSLTFSGLTSLHLTALSPLSFRWLACLPCLKSFALVNSASPAVDSTVSTTSSSSDAYAEAEAVAPLPLERLSLCGIRSGHRGLGWLWQRCGSLRWLQLRACDSIGDGPASTAFPECLHGLLELELRACRSVADRVLLLAADRCHALTSLLVYDGGSREALLHFMHQRAAALHTLDLRLPLDLHNDHLLAIGADHNGHHSQATLAVLRLQSCVLITGDGLRSLAHTAIGAGIQEVALVSCDVLEREPGLLTFLSQSMRQLRRLDLSYNETLKDKEIGAMLSSCRNLIDIRFRGCRCLTGESLVSLLRHCGRSVEVLDISRCPGIKGPSVEFFALRATRLNHLIIEESSASEELKAIAQTKGIKLGPLPCEGSF